From the Lathyrus oleraceus cultivar Zhongwan6 chromosome 4, CAAS_Psat_ZW6_1.0, whole genome shotgun sequence genome, one window contains:
- the LOC127136096 gene encoding uncharacterized mitochondrial protein AtMg00810-like, giving the protein MFSFFIPPPVNASFFWVYVDDIVIPGDDIKGIQRLKTHLFKNFQTKDLGPLRYFLGIEVSQSSSGIAINQHNYALDILTETSVLDCRPIDIPMDPNAKLLPGQGELLKDSRRYRCLVGRLNYLTITRPNITFAVRIVSQFLNAPCDTHWNAVIWILRYIKNAPGRGILYEDKGDSKITCYSDADWAGTSSDRRSTSGYCVLIGGNMISWRRKKQNIVALKLICDNQATLHIASNLVFHERTKHIELNCHYVRDKVLPG; this is encoded by the coding sequence ATGTTTTCTTTCTTCATTCCTCCACCGGTCAACGCATCTTTTTTTTgggtctatgttgatgacattgttaTCCCTGGAGACGATATAAAGGGTATCCAGCGACTAAAAACTcatcttttcaaaaactttcagACAAAAGATTTGGGTCCACTCAGATACTTCTTAGGTATTGAAGTTTCTCAGTCCTCATCAGGCATTGCAATTAACCAACATAACTATGCATTAGACATCCTAACTGAAACTAGTGTGCTTGACTGTCGTCCGATTGATATTCCTATGGATCCCAACGCCAAGCTTCTTCCGGGTCAGGGGGAGCTGTTAAAAGACTCGAGAAGATATCGCTGTTTAGTGGGTAGACTCAATTATCTTACTATCACTAGACCGAATATTACTTTTGCAGTGAGAATTGTAAGTCAGTTCCTGAATGCTCCTTGTGATACTCATTGGAATGCAGTTATTTGGATTCTCAGATATATAAAGAATGCACCAGGAAGAGGCATATTATATGAAGATAAGGGTGATTCTAAAATCACGTGCTATTCAGATGCAGACTGGGCAGGAACATCGTCAGATAGGAGATCCACTTCTGGATATTGTGTTCTTATTGGAGGAAATATGATCTCATGGAGGAGAAAGAAACAAAACATAGTTGCACTAAAACTCATATGCGACAATCAAGCGACACTTCACATTGCATCCAATTTGGTTTTCCATGAACGGACCAAGCACATAGAATTAAATTGTCACTATGTAAGAGACAAGGTACTGCCAGGATAA